TAAGTGATGGCATTAAAGAAATAGCATAACCTCATGATCGTGACACGAACTTTGGTTGGCAAAATATTTCTAATAGCAATTGGTAGAATCTATGTCATAAGCATGTGACAATCATGCGACTTCATACCAATTAATTTCAAATCGTCCATTGATACAAGCTTACGgatacttgctgagtacctaGAAGGGAATTTGATCCCATGCAAGCATTGACACaattctttttctcctctttgGATAGAGTGTAGCATGCAGGAGGGAAAAAGTTCTGCCTGTTGCAGTCTCTATTGGTGCTAGTTCACTCCGAATATCTATATCAACTAGGTCTTGCCTTGAATTCAATCCATCCTTTGTTTTGTTTGGAATGTTCAATAACAATCCAATAATATTGCCGCACACATTCTTCTAAACATGCATCATGTCAATACAATGATCAACCTCAAGGTACTACCAATACAGTAACTCCCAAAAtattgatctcttcttccacaagCTCTTTTGTCAGGCATTGGAGGTTTTCCTTCTCTTTCCAAACACAGTCTCGATATCCTTAACCATATCATGCACCTGTGGTCCGATAAAGTTCCTTGGAGGAAGTTCCTCCTCTTTTTGCCCATTAAATTGTTCCTTCATCCTCCTGTATGGGTGATACTTCAGGTGGAAtctacggtgacccatgtagaCAGTATTGCATGAGTTATTTAGCCACATACTATTCATGTCTTCCAAGCACTTTGAACATGTATTCGATCCTTTAATACTTTGCCCCGATATGTTGCCAAGTGCAGGATAGTCATTAATCATGTAGAACAACAGGGTGCGAAGGTTGAAGTTCTCTTGTCCGTATGCATGACAAGCATTCACCCCTTCAGTCCAGAGTGTTTGCAGATCATCCACATGTGGTCTTAGGTACATATCAATATCGTTATCATGTTGTCTCGGCCCTTGAATTAACATCGCCAGCATAATGTACTTTCTTTTCAACATAACCAAGGGGAAGGTGCTATGACGTACTCAAGTTACCAAAAGGATTCATGTCATCTATGCTCAATGCGGACCTAATATTTCTCGGGTCCCACCCCAAACTATATGAAGATCTGATCGATATTCCTCCATTGGATTGAATCTGCAAGATGTCATAGCTTACCATCGGACTTTCGATCCTCCGAGTGCCAACGAAGAAACTTAGCTTCCTTTGGGTTGGCAAATAATCACTTCAAACGAGGGATAATAGGCATATACCACACAACCTTAACAGGACCTCCCTTCTTTAACTTTTTGCCAACCTGACTACTCTTTCACTTGTATCGAGACGCTTTGCATATAGACATACTTCCAAATCTGCATTTTCTTTTTAGTACAATATACAATCATTTGGACATTCATGTATTATTATGACCTCCAAGCCTAATGGACATAGAACCTTCTTCACTTCATATGTCATCCTTGGCATCTTGTTTCCCTCGGGAAGCATGTCCTCCAGTAAATCTAATAGTTCTGTAAAACTCTTGTCAGACCATCCATTACTAGCCTTCAATTTATAAGCTCTAGCATAGCTGGCAACCTTGTGTACTTTGTTTTGCAACTAGAGTACAGAGATGTCTCTGAATCCTTAACCGGCTTGATGAATTTATCATAATCTCTCACATTGTAACTCGGTTATTCTGCATCACATAACATCTGGTCAAGATTATCATCAACGTCAAACATATCACCACCCAAAAAAGAAGGAACGAACATGTAGtcatcttccacttcatcacccccccccccccatcggACATATCGGCAACTACATCATTGATAACTTTCTCTTCACTATGTTTAGTCCAACGAGTATAGTTCTTCATAAAACCTCTTTGTATCAAATGAGATTGTACCCGAACTCTATCAAGGAACATCCTCTCATTACTACAATCAAGGCACTAACAATGAATATATCCATTTCCCTTGATCGCCTTTTCCCCGTTCATGTACTCTTCACTCATGCGATTACCGTACATCCAACTCTGATCCATCCAAGGGAATAATACAAATCCATATTACCAATAGAGTACATAGCCATATTAAACAAATATAAACACTACAATACAATATTTAACAATAAATTCAGCAATGTATAACACATTTTGGTACAATTAAAGTATAATGTACATATAAGAAAGGACCTTTTTTGGTGAAAATGTAAAAGACTTGAATACTAACTTGAAATGGAGCAAAATTTCGCCCCCAACCCCTCCCAACCTGATGATCTACAGGGGATCTGTCTGGGATGACCCTACACCTGGTCCAACAAGACTTATATAGATAACACGAGGGTCGTCTCTAACGGTTTACAAATTATGAACCGATACAGGACATCTGTAACGGTTCAAATTATACCAACCGTCAGAGATGAGAGTAGATGacagggggaggtcatctcTAACGATTTATAAATTATGAACTGATACATATGCTTTGTATTGGTTCGCAATTACCACCCGTCTAACAGGTCATCCCTCCCAGCCATATCTCGAACAGGTCCATTTTCTAACTGTTAGAGCTCATGTTATATAAAACCGTTATACTTAAACTGTTAGAGATGACCTGTCATGAATGACTATTTATATAGTAGTGTAACTATCTGTCTATAATCATGAGCACCAAATTTCTCCTCTACTACATGTATGAACTGAGGTCAAGATCCTAAGCCATGTGTCATTTTGTAAACCTGCAACTGCATTCCCATCCATGTGCAACGATGCTACTATCGTCCATATGGACTCATGAACATGAAAGATATGAAAATAATCCATGCATTTATCCCTCCATATGTTCGAATTTGCCCCATCAAATTTAGGAAACGAAAGCTTGGGAATGGAATTTCAAGGCAAACCAGTAAATCACCCATACCTCTATTTGGTCCCCATGTCGAACAATTGAAGGGTGATTCTGGGGCTACTGTTGGATGACCTTGACAGGTTGGTCGAGGACCAAGCTGAGGAAGTAGATGCTCTAGTTGTAGTAACTCTGGGCAAGGTGAGCTGCCCGTAATCTCTTCCATTGATGAAGCCATCCAAGTCATTATCAACCGAGCGCTTGCCTGTTAGCTTCGACTTGCTTGGTCAGGATCGAGTGATCGCGAGTGGATTGCTCCACAGCCTTGGTCGTGATATCCGGTTGGTTCCGCATTTATTGTTGTGCAGCATCGAGACTCTCCATCCACGCCACCACCATGTCTAGACTCGCCAAAATCCGTTCCCACCTGTCATCCGCTttcttctccgccgcctccatgGCATGTAGAAAAACACCGTCCACGGGGATGGATTGGGCAGAGCCGTGTTGATCGCACCTCAAGTTGTGCGAACCAAAGTTGGATTTACGGTATGTCAAATTCGTCACGGACGGAATTAGACAAATTCAATCTTAACCACCAAATCAGATTGCTTCGATCAACCCGAACAAAATATGTGCTGAGGACCAGTGAATTTGATACCATTTGTCACTACCTTTGCCGTCGGTGAGGGTCACCGAGACATGAGCAAGAAGGACGAGCGAATTCACTGGCGTGAAGGTAGCTGGGGAAAGTTTTACTGTTACTTTTTTTCATAAGGTGAACAGCGTACATCGTCTGGTTATAAACCCCTAGACACTCGCCCACCCTCTGGGGCCCACACCCACGACGACTCACGCGCCAGCTCCTTCTCACCGTGATCCATCTGTCGCTCCCGCCGCTTGATCTCTTCTCTGATGCCAGCGTCGATCGATTCTTCGTCATACTAACTGGCCCCCGTCTCTGATGCCGATCCTGATGCGCGCCGCGCGGCCTCGGTACCAGTCTAGTGGCATCGTTGTCGAGAAACCCGATGCCGTCGTGGCCAGCTTGAGGCGAACGAACGAACgaacgcacgcacgcacgcacggtTGGTGAGGCGGACGTGGGTGGCATGCATGCGCAGGTGCGTTCATCCAATGAATCTGCATGCCTCGTTAGCCTACCTTATCATCACGAGTACGATCCAGTCAGGGGCGGAGCTACAGGGTGTTCCAGGTGGTCCCAGGACCACCCAAAATTTTGGCCCAATCCAGTAGCCCAGAGCAGGCGAGCGGTACCCGGCGCGCGGCAGGCGAGCAGCACCCGGTGCGCGGCGGGCCGGCTGCTGCAGCAGGCGAGCGGCGACACGCGGTGGGCGATCGACGTGCGGCACGCGGCGGACCGGCTGCAGCGACAGGCGAGCGGTGTGCGGCGGGCAACGGCGGCAGGAGCGGCAAGCCGGCAAGGGCAAGCAGCGGCCATTCGGCCAAGCAGGCAAGCGGCGCGGCAGCAGCGGGCCGCGGGCGAGCGCTGCGGCAGCGGGCGGGTGCGCGGCGGCGTCACTCTCCTACTGGAAGTCCGTGGAACGGACAATCCCCGTTCCTCGCGTGGCCTGCATTTGCAGTCAAACCAATCGAAATACTATCAGTTCGAGTTCAGCAATTCAGCTCACTCACTATATAAATCACGGCACTGGCGCTGAACCTACCTGATTTGCGATTTTGATGTTGCAGGGGAAGAAAGGGGTGTGGTTGAAATTGCCAGTGGATCGTGCCGAGTTGGTACCCTTGGCAGTAAAGGTACGACTGTTCAGAAGCTCAGTCCTAATAAGACCTGTACATGTTTACCAAATTAAGATTCTGAAACAACGAAATTCAGAGTTTACTCATGATCTTCCTTATTTCTGCCTGCAGGAAGGTTTCAAGTACCAACATGCAGAGGAAGCGTACGTGATGCTGACTTATTGGATCCCTGACGGCTGATGAGCCATGTATGCTCCCTGCAAATGCTTCTCATCAGGTTGGAGTTGGGGGCTTTGTGATCAATGATCAAATGGAGGTAAGTCACATGTATATCGTGCTTTTGTTTTATGGGAGCAGATGACAACAGATAACTGAAAAAAGTTTGTGTTTCTGAACTCTGGTGGCTTTCTTCTGAACTAATCTATCAGGTTCTAGACTTCTAGTGGTTCAAGAGAAGTATTGCGGTTCATCATTGGATGGTGCTTGGAAACTCCCCACGGGGTTCATTCTTGCGGCAAGGATGTATTCAAGGTCATCAACGATCTAAACTAAGAATGAAATGTGTGCTGAAACTATGTTTTGTCATATTTAAacttattttaatatatttatattatacttttggtaaaaaaaaatttatacatTAAATTCGAAATTTTATAGTGTCCAGGAACACCCAATGATAAAATCCTAGCTCCGCCACTGGATCCAGTTGTTAATCTTGGAGATCGAGTATGACCAATCTACTTGCAGGTGATCACAGACTACCGACTAACGCGTGCTCATGTTCCGAGGACCAGCCACGTGCAGATCGATCACCCTGCGCGCCGGCGTATGCTTTGGCAGCCGGATCGCGCCAACGGTACAATCACTCAATCAGCACCGGCTCGCAGCTTGGATACTTCAATTTGTTTTCCGTCTGCGTCCGCTCAATCGGATTAGCACGCAGGAGCATTTATCACTGCATTCGTCTCTCCCTCGCCGCGAAAACTACGGCGCGACGGCGACCTACACGGCACCCGTGCGTTCACACGTACGCCGGGCCGGAGATGCGGATGCTGCGTGTCATGTGGGTACGCCGCGCTGATATCCTTTGGGAGCCGGGTGGGCCCAACGCCTGTGTCTTCTGTCGGGGGCCCAGAGTTTGCATGTGGGAGGCCCATTTTGGAACGCTAGTACGCCAGCAATTTTCGTGCGTATCATAATTCAGATTCCTCTCGAAAGGAACTGCTTGTGTATTTTTCCTGTACCAACTTATGTGGTCGAAGACGAGGAGCGCTTCGTTTATCTTACATTTCGCTGTCCCAGTTGGAAAATTCGAACGAGTCGGAACTGTAGTAAATAGTAAATCATAGAGCTCTGGATGGATGAACATTCATGCATGTTACGTTGACGGGGTCCTTTTGTTGTTATCTGCAAGCAAAATTAAGCAGCCACGCACGGACGATAGGCTTACAGGACATGGACAACGAGAATACAGCGAGTTGCAGCAGCAGGTAGCGACCGAAGGCGACGCGACGAAATTTCCCGGTCGTATCCATCACACTTCGCTCGCCAATCCCTTTCTGTGCCAAGCCTACATCACCATTTTATCCCATCCATACCGACAGATACCCATCCAAGCGTGCCACGTACTTATCTTGATTCTTCTCGGCGTGCTATTCGAATTTTGACGGGTCACGGCCTGTGCTTTTCAGCTTAACTGCTAACTAACGCATGCAATCTGCCATGTGCTTGCTTATTTGGGCACGGCTCCGAGTACTAATCAAGAACCAGTTCTCTTTTTCGAACGGGATTATATTACATTAGAGCTTGTAACAGTACATCCCTAATTTAGGGAGATCCTGATAAAAGAATAAAGTCCACCACTAGGCACTCAACATCTTCATCTTTATGTCCGGCCTCCGTCTTCCAAGCTGCGCCACCCACCGATGATGAGATCAAAACCAAATCCACCCATCTACATGACGGAAGCCTCCAAACTCTGGACCTACCGCACATCTTCTCGTCGGAGTAGATGGAGGAAAATAATCGAATTTACCGGCCTCGGTGCCCAATGCTAGTAACCCAGAGCAAAGAGGATGCCCAAATCTTTATCGTGTAGATGGGTAGGTCCAGCATCAACGCCGGCCATCCAGAAACGAATCCCATCAAAAGGAATATCCATATATCCACCCTAGTCGAAAAAAGTACACCAGTGACACCACTAGATCGACTATGAAAGATCCACTTCGTGCTCTCTTTGTTGAAGGAAACGGCGCAAATAACATCGGCACTGGAGAAGAAGCTGAAGCTGGCAAAAGAGCCCCATCAAGCACATCATATAGACAAATCCCCTCTAACCTAATCTAAGCTAGAAAGGTAGAATATATACACCAGCCGTCCTCATCTACTCCGACAGCAAATAGACCATGGGAAGGGACAGGAGCCGGCTAGAATGGTGCCACAAGACTAAGACCATCCCTAAGACCGAATCCAACGGCTTCCCTTCGGAGGGGAGATTTTCGTCGTGAAGGAATTCCTGTtctcttcagcgctccaacggttctTTTCACGATGGGATTCTCAGAGTTATTCCCTTCAGAacgagattctctcttcttttccttcacgattcccttcaaaaggaagctgttggagatgagaggaaataaagagaatgggaACGGAAAAGaaaatcgggaagggaacgaaacgaagggaatatggttgggaaGGAAAGGGATAATTGATTCTCGTCAGGTCTAGAATCCATCATGAAGGGATTTGTATTCCTTTTAGCATTTCAACGATTTTTCTTCACGTTTTTCGTTACGAATGGATTTTCAAGATCATTCCATTCGGTATGGGATTTTCTCTCCTTTACTTTCACGAATCCCTTTAAAAAATATtcgagatgagagaaaataaagaaaatagtaatagaaaaaaataaaaagtaaataAAATGGAGAGAGTATGATTAGGATGGTCTAATATTTTTCGGTCGCCCTCGACTACTGTAGTAAAAGAGGGATAGGAGTGGATAGATGTGGCGTCCTTGCGGCTTGCAGTTATGTGTCTCAGGAACCAGCTATCCGTACTGCAGCTGTTCGTAGGTCGCAGCACGGCGTTGGAGCCACGCCTAACATGTCGGAGTCGGATCCGTCGCACATGGCACTGAAAAAACGGACGGGAAGAGCATCCGATCCCATTCCCATCGGACGTCCAAACGTGATGTGGCGTGTGCTACTGCTCTGCTCCCGTGCTTATTGTCGGGTTGCGTCCATGGCATCGCATCCATCACACCGTGGCAGCTCAGCAGATGCAAGCGCACGTCAAACTGTGATTTTATGATGCGGTCCGCGTCTGAATTGAAGTGGCCCTCGTGCCGCTTTTTCAGCCGAAACGGCTACGTTTACTTCGGGAGTGATCGGTGCTTCCAGGGGTGATTAGTCGGCGGTACGAATGAATTAAGGCTTCGTAAATGCGTAAAAAATTTTAAGAAACATGTTTAATTATTTATACTTAATATTTTAG
This genomic window from Phragmites australis chromosome 7, lpPhrAust1.1, whole genome shotgun sequence contains:
- the LOC133925452 gene encoding uncharacterized protein LOC133925452; translated protein: SEFTHDLPYFCLQEGFKYQHAEEAYVMLTYWIPDGSRLLVVQEKYCGSSLDGAWKLPTGFILAARMYSRLPTNACSCSEDQPRADRSPCAPAYALAAGSRQRYNHSISTGSQLGYFNLFSVCVRSIGLARRSIYHCIRLSLAAKTTARRRPTRHPCVHTYAGPEMRMLRVMWVRRADILWEPGGPNACVFCRGPRVCMWEAHFGTLVRQQFSCVS
- the LOC133923476 gene encoding uncharacterized protein LOC133923476, encoding MHAQVRSSNESACLVSLPYHHEYDPVRGGATGCSRWSQDHPKFWPNPVAQSRRAVPGARQASSTRCAAGRLLQQASGDTRWAIDVRHAADRLQRQASGVRRATAAGAASRQGQAAAIRPSRQAARQQRAAGERCGSGRVRGGVTLLLEVRGTDNPRSSRGLHLQSNQSKYYQFEGRKGCG